One Microvirga thermotolerans DNA window includes the following coding sequences:
- a CDS encoding electron transfer flavoprotein subunit alpha/FixB family protein — protein MTTLLIAEHDNAQLKDATHKALSAARALGAPVHVLVAGAGARAAAEAAARLEGVDKVLLADSPAYAHGLAEPLAALIVALAGPYGALVAPATASGKNVMPRVAALLDVMQVSDIVKVVAPDTFERPIYAGNALQTVRSNDAKKVITVRTAAFPAAGEGGAAPIEAVGPAEDPGVSRFKGEEIARSDRPELTSARIVISGGRSLGSAENFKTYIEPIADRLGAAMGASRAAVDAGYAPNDWQVGQTGKVVAPDLYIAVGISGAIQHLAGMKDSKVIVAINKDEEAPIFQVADYGIVGDLFAVLPQLNEELETVLR, from the coding sequence ATGACCACGCTGCTGATTGCCGAGCACGACAACGCTCAGCTCAAGGACGCCACCCACAAGGCGCTCTCCGCCGCCCGCGCGCTCGGCGCGCCGGTGCATGTGCTGGTGGCCGGCGCCGGCGCCCGCGCCGCGGCCGAGGCCGCCGCGCGGCTCGAAGGGGTGGACAAGGTGCTGCTCGCCGACAGTCCGGCCTATGCGCACGGGCTGGCCGAGCCGCTGGCGGCGCTGATCGTGGCGCTGGCGGGGCCGTACGGGGCGCTGGTGGCGCCGGCGACGGCGAGCGGCAAGAACGTGATGCCGCGGGTGGCGGCGCTGCTCGACGTGATGCAGGTCTCGGACATCGTCAAGGTGGTGGCGCCCGACACCTTCGAGCGGCCGATCTATGCCGGCAACGCGCTCCAGACGGTGCGCTCGAACGACGCCAAGAAGGTGATCACGGTGCGCACCGCCGCCTTCCCGGCGGCGGGCGAGGGCGGCGCGGCGCCGATCGAGGCGGTCGGCCCGGCGGAGGATCCGGGGGTGTCGCGCTTCAAGGGCGAGGAGATCGCCCGGTCCGACCGGCCGGAGCTGACCTCGGCGCGGATCGTGATCTCGGGCGGGCGCTCGCTCGGCTCGGCGGAGAACTTCAAGACCTACATCGAGCCGATCGCCGACCGGCTCGGGGCGGCGATGGGGGCGAGCCGGGCGGCGGTGGACGCCGGCTATGCGCCCAACGACTGGCAGGTGGGGCAGACCGGCAAGGTGGTGGCGCCGGATCTCTACATTGCGGTGGGGATCTCGGGGGCGATCCAGCATCTGGCCGGGATGAAGGATTCCAAGGTGATCGTCGCGATCAACAAGGACGAGGAGGCGCCGATCTTCCAGGTCGCCGATTACGGCATCGTCGGCGACCTCTTCGCCGTCCTCCCTCAGCTCAACGAAGAATTGGAGACTGTCCTCCGCTGA
- a CDS encoding nucleotidyltransferase family protein has product MSDIAAIVLAAGRGTRFGEGTKLLAPLDGKPLVRHAVEAAVQSTAEPVIVVTGHRAAAVEAGLAGLPVRIVRNASYAEGLSTSLKAGFAALPTAARAAVILLGDMPLVTAGLVDCLVKEWEARGEPAALVPMRHGQRGNPVVISRRLEAAIAGLSGDTGAGPILRGRSDVLEWPTTDPAVLQDVDTVEEMVRLPPKP; this is encoded by the coding sequence ATGAGCGACATTGCCGCCATCGTCCTGGCCGCGGGCCGGGGGACCCGGTTCGGGGAGGGGACGAAGCTCCTGGCCCCGCTTGACGGCAAGCCCCTGGTCCGCCACGCGGTCGAGGCAGCCGTGCAGTCGACGGCCGAACCGGTAATCGTGGTGACGGGCCATCGCGCGGCGGCAGTCGAAGCCGGCCTCGCGGGGCTCCCGGTTCGAATCGTTCGCAACGCGTCCTACGCCGAGGGTCTGTCGACGTCCCTCAAGGCCGGCTTCGCCGCCCTGCCGACCGCCGCCCGGGCGGCGGTGATTCTTCTGGGCGACATGCCGCTCGTTACCGCCGGTCTGGTCGATTGCCTCGTGAAAGAGTGGGAAGCCCGTGGCGAGCCGGCGGCGCTGGTTCCGATGCGGCACGGCCAGCGCGGCAATCCGGTCGTGATCTCCCGCAGGCTCGAGGCAGCGATTGCAGGCCTCTCGGGCGATACCGGTGCAGGACCCATTCTTCGCGGGCGGAGCGACGTGCTGGAATGGCCGACAACGGATCCGGCCGTTCTCCAGGACGTGGACACGGTCGAGGAGATGGTGCGGCTGCCACCGAAGCCGTGA
- a CDS encoding molybdopterin-binding protein, protein MVSPEIAAQLKQAGIESVIAARPEQGDVGEDEAAWRLAKALAGRNVRVEEPFTGRANLYAETPGVLLVDADAINGLNSVDEAMTAATLPAYKPVVAGEMVGTVKIIPYAIPGTLLEAGIARGGEGALRIAPYVRRRVGVVSTILPGLKPGVIDKTLSVLARRLDPAAAMIASECRVPHDSTALARELVRQASDDTQLIVVFGASAIADRRDVIPAGIEMAGGAVEHFGMPVDPGNLLLIGSVGGKPVIGAPGCARSPRENGFDWVLHRILADVPVTRADIMALGVGGLLMEIVTRPQPRAGGGSEGKE, encoded by the coding sequence GTGGTCTCGCCCGAAATTGCTGCGCAACTGAAACAGGCAGGCATTGAGAGCGTGATCGCCGCCCGGCCCGAGCAGGGCGATGTCGGAGAAGACGAGGCGGCCTGGCGGCTCGCGAAGGCGCTGGCCGGGAGGAACGTCAGGGTCGAGGAGCCGTTCACCGGGCGCGCGAACCTGTATGCCGAAACGCCAGGTGTTCTGCTCGTCGATGCGGATGCGATCAACGGCCTGAACTCGGTCGACGAGGCCATGACGGCCGCCACGCTCCCGGCCTACAAGCCGGTGGTCGCGGGGGAGATGGTGGGGACCGTCAAGATCATCCCCTATGCGATTCCCGGGACTCTGCTGGAGGCAGGCATCGCACGGGGAGGGGAGGGCGCGCTGCGCATCGCTCCTTATGTCCGCCGCCGCGTGGGAGTGGTTTCGACCATCCTGCCGGGCCTCAAGCCGGGCGTGATCGACAAGACGCTCAGCGTTCTCGCGAGGCGCCTCGATCCGGCCGCTGCCATGATCGCATCGGAGTGTCGGGTGCCCCATGACTCGACCGCTCTGGCGCGGGAGCTGGTGCGGCAGGCGAGCGACGACACGCAGCTCATCGTCGTGTTCGGTGCATCCGCCATTGCCGACCGGCGCGATGTCATTCCCGCAGGCATCGAGATGGCGGGCGGAGCGGTCGAGCATTTCGGCATGCCCGTCGATCCGGGCAACCTGCTTCTCATCGGCTCCGTCGGCGGCAAACCCGTCATCGGCGCTCCGGGCTGCGCCCGGTCGCCGCGAGAGAACGGGTTCGACTGGGTGCTGCACCGGATCCTGGCGGATGTTCCCGTCACCCGGGCCGACATCATGGCTCTCGGGGTCGGAGGACTTCTCATGGAGATCGTGACGCGGCCGCAGCCCCGGGCCGGTGGCGGGAGCGAAGGCAAGGAATGA
- a CDS encoding XdhC family protein translates to MRLDLLSDLNAERSARRVAVLVTDTASGEQRLVRQADLDGDPFASVLEAAVRQGRSGLVEHEGREYFLAVQVPPVKVLVIGAVHISQAFAPMAKEVDLDVTIIDPRTAFATPERFPGVPVIAEWPDRILADIELDRYTALVALTHDPKIDDPALVAALRAECFYIGALGSRKTHARRIERLAASGFGEADLARIHAPIGLDIGAVSPPEIAVSILAELIASLRKERRRGT, encoded by the coding sequence ATGCGGCTCGACCTCCTGTCGGATCTCAACGCAGAACGGTCTGCCCGTCGGGTCGCCGTTCTCGTCACCGATACCGCATCGGGCGAACAGCGCCTCGTACGGCAGGCGGATCTCGACGGGGACCCCTTCGCATCCGTTCTCGAAGCCGCCGTTCGGCAGGGCAGGAGCGGCCTCGTGGAGCATGAGGGGCGGGAGTACTTTCTGGCGGTTCAGGTGCCGCCGGTGAAGGTCCTCGTCATCGGCGCCGTCCATATCAGCCAAGCGTTCGCTCCCATGGCGAAAGAGGTCGATCTGGACGTCACGATCATCGATCCGCGAACGGCCTTCGCGACGCCCGAGCGCTTCCCCGGCGTGCCGGTTATCGCCGAATGGCCGGACAGGATCCTGGCGGACATCGAGCTCGACCGCTACACGGCTTTGGTGGCGCTTACCCACGATCCGAAAATCGACGATCCGGCGCTCGTCGCGGCTCTTCGGGCGGAGTGCTTCTATATCGGTGCCCTCGGCTCGCGAAAAACCCATGCGCGGCGTATCGAACGCCTGGCCGCTTCCGGCTTCGGGGAGGCAGACCTGGCGCGCATCCACGCGCCGATCGGGCTCGACATCGGTGCGGTCTCTCCGCCCGAGATCGCCGTTTCCATTCTGGCGGAGCTGATAGCATCGCTCCGGAAAGAGCGGAGGCGGGGAACGTGA
- a CDS encoding XdhC family protein, with translation MLSTDTDILRTAEIWRREGRGVAIATVVETWGSAPRPVGSHLVVDGDTNFLGSVSGGCVEGAVITEALEVIADGKPRMLEFGVADETAWQVGLSCGGRIKVYVERVD, from the coding sequence ATGCTTTCGACCGATACGGACATCCTCAGGACGGCGGAGATCTGGCGACGCGAAGGCAGGGGCGTCGCCATCGCGACCGTCGTCGAAACCTGGGGCTCGGCCCCCCGTCCCGTCGGCAGTCATCTGGTCGTCGACGGAGACACGAACTTTCTCGGGTCGGTATCCGGCGGCTGCGTCGAGGGAGCGGTGATCACGGAGGCGCTCGAGGTCATCGCCGATGGAAAGCCCCGCATGCTGGAATTCGGCGTTGCCGACGAGACGGCATGGCAGGTCGGGCTTTCGTGCGGCGGACGGATCAAGGTGTACGTCGAGCGGGTGGATTAG
- a CDS encoding CoxG family protein, with protein sequence MAMSMQGEVILPADGATVWSALNDPEVLKACIPGCQELQKLSDTEFQATAKIAVGPVKATFKGGVRLTDLNPPSSYTISGEGQGGVAGWARGGAKVRLEDVEGGTRLVYDVEALVGGKIAQLGGRLINGVAKKYADEFFANFAKILSPAQTAA encoded by the coding sequence ATGGCGATGTCGATGCAAGGCGAAGTCATCCTGCCTGCCGACGGGGCAACGGTATGGAGCGCCCTGAACGATCCCGAGGTTCTGAAGGCGTGCATCCCCGGCTGCCAGGAACTGCAGAAGCTGAGCGACACCGAGTTCCAGGCAACGGCCAAGATTGCCGTGGGCCCCGTCAAGGCCACCTTCAAGGGCGGCGTCAGGCTGACCGACCTGAATCCCCCATCGAGCTATACGATCAGCGGCGAGGGCCAGGGAGGAGTTGCAGGCTGGGCCAGGGGCGGGGCGAAGGTTCGCCTTGAAGATGTCGAGGGCGGAACCCGGCTGGTCTACGACGTCGAAGCCCTGGTCGGCGGCAAGATCGCCCAGCTCGGCGGCCGGCTGATCAATGGGGTAGCCAAGAAGTATGCGGACGAATTCTTCGCGAATTTCGCCAAGATCCTCTCTCCCGCCCAGACGGCCGCCTGA
- a CDS encoding (2Fe-2S)-binding protein, with protein MTTVSMTVNGQSVTADVDPRTLLVQFLREHLRLTGTHVGCDTSQCGACVVHLNDQAVKSCTVLAMQADGGSVITIEGLAQGSELHPMQAAFREHHGLQCGFCTPGMIMSAIDIVNRKGAALDEKTIRAELDGNLCRCTGYHNIVKAIAAGARAMSQVPAARQAAE; from the coding sequence ATGACCACCGTCTCGATGACGGTGAACGGTCAATCCGTCACCGCAGACGTCGATCCCCGTACCTTGCTCGTTCAGTTTCTTCGCGAACACCTGCGGCTGACCGGCACCCATGTGGGCTGCGACACCAGCCAGTGCGGTGCCTGCGTCGTGCACCTGAACGATCAGGCCGTCAAATCCTGCACTGTCCTGGCCATGCAGGCCGATGGCGGCTCGGTCATCACCATCGAGGGGCTAGCCCAGGGAAGCGAGCTGCATCCCATGCAGGCGGCCTTCCGTGAGCATCACGGGCTGCAATGCGGCTTCTGCACGCCGGGCATGATCATGTCGGCCATCGACATCGTGAACCGGAAGGGAGCGGCCCTCGACGAGAAGACCATACGCGCCGAACTGGACGGCAACCTGTGCCGCTGCACGGGCTACCACAACATCGTGAAGGCCATTGCAGCCGGAGCCCGGGCGATGTCCCAGGTGCCGGCGGCGCGACAGGCCGCGGAATAA
- a CDS encoding xanthine dehydrogenase family protein molybdopterin-binding subunit yields the protein MTATGIGAPVRRKEDQRFVTGQGRYVDDFNRPGQAYAYFLRSPHAHAAIRSIDTGAARAMPGVLAVFTGEDLAADKIGGLICGWMIHSKDGSPMKAGPHPALAQGKVRYVGDHVAVVIAETLAQAKDAAEAIIVDYDVLPAVVDTAQAQKAPVQVHDVAPDNTVFSWHLGDKGAAEAAFARARHVTSIDLVNNRLVPNAIEPRAAIGEYDPGTDGYTLYTTSQNPHVARLVLSAFIGIAPEHRLRVIAPDVGGGFGSKIFIYAEETVCVWAAKKVRRPVKWTADRTEAFLADAHGRDHVTHAEMATDENGRILGLRVRTTANLGAYLSTFASSVPTYLYAPLLSGQYDIPAIYCEVDGVYTNTAPVDAYRGAGRPEATFVLERLVEKTARELGQDPAEFRRRNYIRTFPHQTPVIMTYDTGDYEASLDKALELADYKGFPERRRESARRGKLRGIGFSSYIEACGIAPSQAVGSLGAGVGLWESAEVRVNPTGSVEVLTGSHSHGQGHETTFAQLVSDRLGIPIEQVSIVHGDTDKVQFGMGTYGSRSGAVGMSAIAKALDKVIAKGKKVAAHVLEASENDIEFKDGKFAVAGTDRALGFGEVALQAYVAHKFSGQDLEPGLKEGAFYDPTNFTFPAGVHICEVEIDPDTGVTTIERWTAVDDFGVIINPMIVEGQVHGGIAQGVGQALLEGAVYDRDGQLVTASYNDYCMPRAIDLPSFQVGMTVTPCPSNPLGIKGCGEAGAIAAPPAVINAITDALGHEDISMPATSQAVWRAAQKARMPMAAE from the coding sequence ATGACCGCGACAGGGATCGGCGCCCCCGTACGCCGCAAGGAAGACCAGCGCTTCGTCACCGGCCAGGGACGTTACGTGGACGATTTCAATCGCCCCGGACAGGCCTATGCCTATTTCCTGCGCTCGCCCCACGCCCATGCGGCGATCCGCTCCATCGATACGGGCGCGGCGCGGGCCATGCCGGGCGTCCTCGCCGTCTTTACGGGCGAGGATCTTGCTGCGGACAAGATCGGCGGTCTCATCTGCGGGTGGATGATCCACTCCAAGGATGGGAGCCCTATGAAGGCCGGCCCTCATCCTGCCCTTGCCCAGGGCAAGGTCCGCTACGTGGGCGACCATGTCGCCGTCGTGATCGCCGAGACGCTGGCGCAGGCCAAGGACGCGGCCGAGGCGATCATCGTCGACTACGATGTCCTCCCCGCCGTCGTCGACACAGCGCAGGCCCAGAAGGCGCCCGTCCAGGTCCACGACGTCGCGCCCGACAACACCGTCTTCAGCTGGCATCTGGGCGACAAGGGGGCGGCGGAAGCCGCCTTCGCACGGGCGAGGCACGTGACGAGCATCGATCTCGTCAACAACCGCCTCGTGCCGAATGCCATCGAGCCTCGCGCCGCAATCGGCGAGTACGATCCGGGGACCGACGGCTACACCCTTTACACGACGAGCCAGAATCCTCATGTGGCCCGCCTCGTCCTGTCTGCGTTCATCGGCATCGCGCCGGAACACAGGCTGCGCGTCATCGCGCCCGACGTGGGGGGCGGCTTCGGTTCGAAGATCTTCATCTATGCGGAAGAGACGGTGTGCGTCTGGGCGGCAAAGAAGGTGAGACGCCCCGTGAAATGGACCGCCGACCGCACGGAGGCCTTCCTCGCCGACGCTCATGGGCGCGACCATGTCACCCATGCCGAAATGGCGACGGACGAGAACGGCCGGATCCTGGGTCTGCGGGTCCGCACGACGGCCAACCTCGGCGCCTATCTCTCCACCTTCGCCTCGTCCGTTCCGACCTACCTCTACGCCCCTCTCCTCTCGGGACAGTACGACATTCCGGCCATCTACTGCGAGGTGGACGGTGTCTACACGAACACGGCTCCGGTCGATGCCTATCGCGGCGCGGGACGTCCCGAAGCGACCTTCGTGCTCGAGCGGCTCGTCGAGAAGACCGCGCGGGAACTCGGACAGGACCCCGCAGAGTTCCGCCGGCGGAACTACATCAGGACCTTCCCGCATCAGACTCCCGTCATCATGACCTACGACACGGGAGATTACGAGGCTTCCCTCGACAAGGCGCTGGAGCTCGCCGACTACAAGGGCTTCCCGGAGCGGAGGCGCGAGAGCGCGCGACGCGGCAAGCTGCGCGGCATCGGCTTCTCCAGCTATATCGAAGCCTGCGGCATCGCTCCTTCGCAAGCCGTCGGTTCGCTCGGCGCGGGCGTCGGCCTGTGGGAATCGGCGGAGGTGCGGGTGAACCCGACCGGCTCGGTGGAGGTGCTGACCGGCTCCCACAGCCACGGCCAGGGCCACGAGACCACTTTCGCACAGCTCGTCTCGGACCGGCTGGGCATCCCTATCGAACAGGTCAGCATCGTCCACGGCGATACGGACAAGGTGCAGTTCGGCATGGGGACCTATGGGTCGCGCTCCGGCGCCGTCGGCATGTCGGCGATCGCCAAGGCCCTCGACAAGGTGATCGCCAAGGGCAAGAAGGTGGCGGCGCATGTCCTCGAAGCGTCCGAGAACGACATCGAGTTCAAGGACGGCAAGTTCGCCGTGGCCGGAACGGACAGGGCGCTCGGCTTCGGCGAGGTGGCCCTGCAGGCCTATGTCGCCCACAAGTTCTCCGGCCAGGATCTTGAACCCGGCCTGAAGGAGGGCGCCTTCTACGACCCCACCAATTTCACCTTCCCGGCCGGCGTTCATATCTGCGAGGTGGAGATCGACCCGGATACGGGGGTCACCACCATCGAGCGCTGGACGGCGGTGGACGATTTCGGCGTGATCATCAACCCGATGATCGTCGAAGGCCAGGTCCATGGGGGCATTGCCCAGGGCGTCGGTCAGGCGCTCCTGGAAGGAGCCGTCTACGACCGGGACGGGCAGCTCGTGACGGCGAGCTACAACGACTACTGCATGCCGCGGGCCATCGACCTGCCGTCCTTCCAGGTCGGCATGACGGTGACGCCCTGCCCCTCGAACCCGCTCGGTATCAAGGGCTGCGGCGAGGCGGGCGCGATTGCCGCGCCGCCGGCCGTCATCAACGCGATCACGGATGCGCTCGGCCACGAGGACATCTCGATGCCCGCGACATCACAGGCCGTGTGGCGGGCCGCGCAGAAGGCGCGCATGCCGATGGCGGCGGAATAA
- a CDS encoding FAD binding domain-containing protein: MYAFEYHRPTSVRQAAELAATLEDPKFLAGGHTLLPTMKMRLASPANLVDLGRIAELHGIERSDGSISIGAMTRHAEVAQSSEVRQALPALAEMAELIGDQHVRHRGTIGGSIANNDPSADYPAACLALKATIMTDRRSIAADDFFQGIFSTALEEGEIITRVSFALPSQAAYAKFRNPASRYALVGVFVARYPDGVRVAVTGAGSDGVFRVSEMEQALNRSFTADALDGIAVAADGMNSDIHADAAYRAHLVGVMARRAVQAAAARG, translated from the coding sequence ATGTACGCGTTCGAATATCACCGTCCGACGAGCGTCCGCCAGGCGGCGGAGCTCGCCGCCACGCTCGAGGACCCCAAGTTCCTCGCCGGCGGCCACACGCTGCTGCCGACGATGAAGATGCGACTCGCATCTCCGGCCAATCTGGTCGACCTGGGCCGGATTGCCGAGCTTCACGGAATCGAACGTTCTGACGGCTCGATCTCCATCGGCGCCATGACGCGGCATGCCGAGGTGGCGCAGTCCAGCGAGGTCCGGCAGGCTCTTCCCGCGCTCGCGGAGATGGCCGAGCTCATCGGCGACCAGCATGTCCGCCACCGCGGCACGATCGGAGGCTCCATCGCCAACAACGATCCCTCCGCGGATTATCCGGCGGCGTGCCTGGCTCTCAAGGCAACGATCATGACGGATCGGCGCAGCATCGCAGCGGACGACTTCTTCCAGGGCATCTTCTCGACGGCTCTCGAGGAGGGCGAGATCATCACCCGGGTCTCCTTTGCGCTTCCATCGCAGGCGGCCTATGCCAAGTTCCGCAACCCGGCCTCTCGCTATGCTCTGGTCGGCGTCTTCGTCGCCAGATATCCGGACGGCGTTCGGGTCGCCGTGACGGGTGCCGGATCCGACGGGGTCTTCCGGGTTTCGGAGATGGAGCAGGCGCTGAACCGGAGCTTCACCGCCGATGCTCTCGACGGCATCGCCGTTGCGGCCGACGGAATGAACAGCGACATCCATGCGGATGCCGCCTACCGGGCCCATCTGGTCGGCGTCATGGCGCGGCGGGCCGTCCAGGCGGCGGCAGCCCGCGGCTGA
- a CDS encoding AAA family ATPase, whose protein sequence is MADRPGSIDETLALLKRTGYIPDRSLATVLFLALRLGRPLFLEGEAGVGKTEIAKVLSTALGRRLIRLQCYEGLDVAAAVYEWNYAGQMMAIRLAEATGAVDRDTLEGDLFAERYLVKRPLLQALEADTAGAPVLLIDELDRTDEAFEAFLLEVLSDFQVTIPELGTIRAEHPPIVLITSNRTREIHDALKRRCLYHWVDYPDAQRELAILSSRVPGAPERLSREIVAFVQAIRKEDLFKAPGVAETLDWASALVELDAVALDPALVSDTLGVLLKYQDDIQKMQGSRAKAVLDEVHGRMRVAE, encoded by the coding sequence GTGGCCGACCGACCCGGTTCAATCGACGAGACTCTGGCGCTCTTGAAGCGAACCGGCTACATCCCCGACCGTTCGCTGGCGACCGTGCTCTTCCTCGCGCTGAGGCTCGGGCGTCCCCTGTTCCTCGAAGGCGAGGCCGGGGTTGGAAAGACGGAAATCGCAAAGGTGCTGTCCACGGCCCTCGGTCGCCGGCTGATCAGGCTCCAGTGCTACGAGGGTCTCGATGTCGCCGCTGCCGTCTATGAGTGGAACTATGCCGGGCAGATGATGGCGATCCGGCTTGCGGAAGCGACGGGCGCTGTCGACCGGGACACGCTTGAAGGCGACCTCTTCGCGGAGCGCTACCTTGTGAAGCGGCCGCTCCTGCAGGCGCTCGAGGCGGACACCGCAGGCGCCCCGGTTCTCCTGATCGACGAGCTCGACCGCACCGACGAGGCTTTCGAGGCATTCCTGCTCGAGGTGCTCTCCGACTTCCAGGTAACGATTCCGGAACTGGGGACCATCCGAGCGGAACATCCGCCGATCGTCCTCATCACATCGAACCGGACCCGAGAAATCCACGACGCGCTCAAGCGCCGGTGCCTGTATCACTGGGTGGATTATCCGGACGCGCAGCGTGAGCTTGCCATCCTGAGCAGCCGCGTCCCGGGCGCTCCCGAGCGGCTGTCGAGGGAGATCGTCGCTTTCGTCCAGGCAATCCGCAAGGAGGATCTGTTCAAGGCTCCGGGCGTGGCCGAGACGCTGGACTGGGCATCCGCCCTGGTGGAGCTCGATGCCGTCGCTCTCGATCCGGCTCTCGTGTCGGACACCCTCGGCGTCCTTCTGAAGTACCAGGACGATATTCAGAAGATGCAGGGCAGCCGGGCAAAGGCCGTGCTCGACGAGGTTCACGGCCGGATGAGGGTTGCGGAGTGA
- a CDS encoding vWA domain-containing protein, whose product MTEAGTAQGAGRLADNVAYFARALRSAGLPVGPGAVLDAIAAVEAAGIGTREDFYWTLHAVFVKRHEHSTLFDQAFRIFWRRRALIEKLIAQMSPVAPGSDAEKRPQAGALRVAEALAPPRQEKPDPVEKTEFSARLTVSDREVLRSKDFAQMSAGEIAKAKRLIAGLSLPDDRIMTRRFLADPRGRSIDLRRTFRRSLRGGGAVIDLAYRSHAVRHAPVVALIDISGSMAEYSRLFLHFLHALAEKRRRVHSFVFATRLTNISRELASRDPDEALARASARAQDWEGGTRIAHALHEFNRRWSRRVLGQGAVVLLFTDGLEREVTGELTFEMDRLKRSCRRLIWLNPLLRFEAFEARASGIRAMLPHVHDFRPIHNLASMEGLCRALTERPASMDTPRRWLKAS is encoded by the coding sequence GTGACGGAGGCCGGGACCGCTCAGGGCGCGGGGCGGCTCGCAGACAACGTCGCCTACTTCGCGCGGGCCCTGCGAAGCGCCGGCCTGCCGGTCGGGCCGGGAGCCGTCCTCGACGCGATTGCGGCCGTCGAAGCGGCGGGCATCGGAACCCGCGAGGACTTCTATTGGACGCTCCATGCAGTTTTCGTGAAGCGGCATGAACACAGCACCCTGTTCGATCAGGCGTTCCGAATCTTCTGGCGACGGCGCGCGCTGATCGAGAAGCTGATCGCGCAGATGTCGCCGGTCGCCCCTGGTAGCGATGCGGAGAAGAGGCCGCAGGCGGGCGCCCTGCGCGTCGCCGAGGCTTTGGCCCCACCCCGGCAGGAGAAGCCCGATCCGGTCGAGAAGACCGAGTTCTCCGCGCGTCTCACCGTCTCGGACAGAGAGGTGCTGCGCTCGAAAGACTTCGCGCAGATGTCGGCTGGCGAGATCGCCAAGGCCAAGCGGCTCATTGCGGGACTGTCCCTGCCTGACGACCGGATCATGACGCGCAGGTTCCTGGCGGACCCGCGGGGGCGGAGCATCGATCTGCGCAGGACGTTCCGCCGGTCGCTGCGCGGCGGGGGAGCCGTCATCGACCTCGCCTATCGCTCGCATGCCGTCCGTCATGCGCCCGTGGTGGCGCTCATCGACATATCCGGATCCATGGCGGAATATTCGCGGCTTTTCCTTCACTTCCTCCATGCCTTGGCCGAGAAACGACGCCGGGTCCATTCCTTCGTCTTCGCCACGCGCCTGACCAATATCAGCCGCGAGCTGGCCAGCCGCGATCCCGACGAGGCGCTCGCCCGCGCATCCGCACGGGCGCAGGACTGGGAAGGAGGCACACGGATCGCCCATGCGCTGCACGAGTTCAACCGCCGCTGGTCGCGCCGGGTTCTCGGGCAGGGCGCGGTCGTGCTGCTCTTTACCGATGGGCTTGAGCGGGAGGTGACAGGCGAGCTGACCTTCGAGATGGATCGCCTGAAGCGTTCCTGCCGCCGCCTGATCTGGCTCAACCCGCTTCTGCGGTTCGAAGCCTTCGAGGCCCGTGCGTCCGGGATCCGGGCCATGCTTCCGCATGTCCACGACTTCCGTCCCATTCACAACTTGGCATCGATGGAGGGGCTTTGCAGGGCGCTGACGGAGCGCCCTGCCAGCATGGACACTCCACGCCGATGGCTGAAAGCGTCCTGA